DNA from Carassius gibelio isolate Cgi1373 ecotype wild population from Czech Republic chromosome B8, carGib1.2-hapl.c, whole genome shotgun sequence:
GTACATGTAAAACAGCATCTATGAAAACCTTCCTGTTGCCTTGAATATCCCACCTTACACTCAGTAGAGCAGTTTGAGAAAGGAACCTTTAAGGAACAGGAAAATTTGTTATTAAAGTTAacattttaacagtttttaaaaacataattcacACATTTCTATGAACTAAAAGCAGTGCCCTCAAACAATTAACACAGCCTGAAAACTGAACAAATTATAATTTCCATAAACTGACTGTGAATTACAAAATACCAATTACACAATTatcttaaacaaaaaaatattagatcCTGCTTTCACAACTGTTAACAGACAGCTAAAATAAAGCTCTGTAGTCtttattcaaatgtaataaaatgtatatctGCTACTGTACATAAGTAGATAAAACTTAAGACTTAATGGAAGTTATTTGTATTAGAACAATGGTCAAACATTCATAGCCCAGAGATACTGTGGGTAAAAGAATGGTGGAGTTATTCATCTCCTCGACAGCAAATTTCATTACTCATTTATCaggatgatttatttatttattttattattttttgttgcttaagcAGGTCTTTTAATTGACCTTCATTTGGAGAAATGCATAAAACTAAAAGTGTTTAGATGAAGtatcaacaacaaaagaaaaaataaagacttaCAGAACCATTGTCATGCCAGGGCATGAGAGTGTTGTCGATGGTAAATCTAATTTCTGGAAGTTTATCATATGTGCCCACCATCTCAAACTGTGGAGGATTCACATCAGTGTGCCAGAGTAGAACTGCATAACTGATAGTTGGATCATAATTATCATCGTATTTCACTTGACGGCCATTGAGTGGAAAATTCAACAACTTTATTTTTTCAAGAAGCTGTTttgtgttcaataaaaaaaaaaaaaaaataaaaaaagacaaatttataCAAAACTGCACAATAACATTaagaaaattaatattttgttttatttgttgataTATTGtagaaataataaaagcaaagaCACAGTTTAATATGCAGTTTCGTTAAACATAaatatgattaattattcaagtaattaaaacattacttcaataatgtaattaaaataataattaaacgtAATGGATTCAAATAAATTCACTTACCATGTATGGCTTAACTGTTATGTTTTTgtggcattcattcatgtcacactgaagaacCTTATGTAACGCATGAGCTATGGTATATATGGCAGAATAGACGGCAAAGGCGTGTGTGGGACTCTCATTTATAATGTCCTCTGCAGTCATCAAAGAGCAGTAATCACAGTCTTGATTACATATCTCATTCTTATTCTGGACAGCTTTGTCATTATGGCCCGCATGAGCTGTTCCTTTGGCTTTATTGTAGACAAATTCATTAAATCTGGGCAATGACAACAGTCTATCTGCAATGCCAATGATTGTGCCAATTTTCCTGATTCCTGGTTCTCTTGGAATCTGTTGATTCAAAGCCCATGATGGACTTGCAATCCATACTTTGTCTCGCATGTCATTTGCTATGGCTGCTTTGATAAACTTGCTTgcatattgtgtcaaagcaaatATTACAATGACATTGATGTTGAGCTTATCAATCTTTTTAAGTGTTAGACTGTAGTTTGCATTTAGACTTAGACCCTCTTGATAGGCCAAACAAATGCCAGTATTTTTTACATACTCATTAAACAGCTTTAGTCCATCTGAACTgtaatcatcttggctaccaagaAAGGCAACCCAGTTCCATCCAAACCACCGTATGATGTGAATAATCATCTCTATCAGGTCTTTGTTGCTAGGGATTGTTCTCACAAAAGAAGGATACTGAAGTTTATTGCTTAATGCGTAGCTAGCAGCTCCATAATTCACCTTTGAAAGAGAAGAAAACATCAATCAACATCAACTCATTAACAGTCAATAACTTTAACTTTCTAGTCCTGAACAAAATATAGGAATTACTTGTGTAAACATTTTGTTCTGTAAACTGTgtaaaaagtaaaattatttacCATTGGTATAAGTTCCGTTGTGAACAGTGGTGCAACACTTATAGTTCTTGAGCTTCCAAATGGTCCTGTTAAAGCAATCACTTTAGGCTGATagttgttgagtttttctttagaTTTTACTGAGCCATTATTTGAGATAAAACTTAAGACTGAATGGAAATTCCTTGTGTTAGAACAATAGTCATAAATTTCATAGCCCAGAGAAACATTGGGCAGAAGAGTTGTGGAATTATTAATCTCTTCAACAGCATACCTCATTACTTGCAATATTTTATAGCCAGATTTTGAGGTACTTTGCCTTAAAAACGTAAGTGTGGAAGTTAATAACATGTAATTGAAATGTGACTTTGAAATGCTGTTTTGGTTTAAATTACTGATAAGCCTAGACTGGTAAAATATCCTTGCTTACCAGATACATTCAGTGGTCTCCGGGATGAAAACAGGTGTCACACGGTCAATTTCATGTAAAGCAAAAAGGCCACCCAATAAGAAATCTCCCTCCAATCTGAATTCAGATGATGAGCAAGAaactttgaaaaagaaacaattagTAAAGCACAAAAGGAAAGTGTAAATACTATTGAGAAGCATGGTTAAAGATGGACTGCTGGTCATGAAGCAGGAATGTATAGTGGCTAGTCATTTGAGAACAGTCGGGCTCAtacatttaaacttaattttcttAAAACACTTCAATTTGCTTAAACCACCATTTTCAATCATGATACAAATGTCCATCTCCATGTCTAACACACAAAGTATATGTTAATCAGTTATTAAATAGAGCATTACACCACAAATGTCTCCTCATACAAAgcaaattttacacatttttaaatctaCAAAACAAACTCTTGTGAAACAAGCTGTAACTAAGCTGCAGACGGTAGCAAGCTGTAGCAGGGTTTTACAGTTGGATTACAATCACAAATGTTTTCCAG
Protein-coding regions in this window:
- the LOC127963625 gene encoding taste receptor type 1 member 1-like is translated as MLLNSIYTFLLCFTNCFFFKVSCSSSEFRLEGDFLLGGLFALHEIDRVTPVFIPETTECIWQSTSKSGYKILQVMRYAVEEINNSTTLLPNVSLGYEIYDYCSNTRNFHSVLSFISNNGSVKSKEKLNNYQPKVIALTGPFGSSRTISVAPLFTTELIPMVNYGAASYALSNKLQYPSFVRTIPSNKDLIEMIIHIIRWFGWNWVAFLGSQDDYSSDGLKLFNEYVKNTGICLAYQEGLSLNANYSLTLKKIDKLNINVIVIFALTQYASKFIKAAIANDMRDKVWIASPSWALNQQIPREPGIRKIGTIIGIADRLLSLPRFNEFVYNKAKGTAHAGHNDKAVQNKNEICNQDCDYCSLMTAEDIINESPTHAFAVYSAIYTIAHALHKVLQCDMNECHKNITVKPYMLLEKIKLLNFPLNGRQVKYDDNYDPTISYAVLLWHTDVNPPQFEMVGTYDKLPEIRFTIDNTLMPWHDNGSVPFSNCSTECKVGYSRQQEGFHRCCFTCTKCPRNSYVDFSRDPYTCFPCAESEWSDEGSTTCKTRLVVYPQFTEIPSIIVMFSAACLIILLIAIFCLFAYNYDTPVVKSAGGSMCLLMLASLILSSISVFFFFGKPSSVFCLMRNAIFTFFFTVCISCLSVRSFQIVCVFKMATQFPKVYSLWVKHNGQCLFIAFSSFIHLISCVIWMTVNPVTLIADSWTFKDQIMLICEMGNTITFSIVVFISWFLGFLCLLFSYMGRDLPKNYNEAKSITFSLILYYLTWIAYFTAYLTIKSKYIVILNAVAQISSINGILFSYFIPKSYIIIFQPQKNTSTYFQTSIQNYTQTISRS